The genomic window GTTCCTTAAAGGATCTCAGTACACGATTCATGAGATGCTTCAGCTTCTACATGTAGGCGTATTGCATTATATCGACTTGGCAGTGAACCACTTCAAATAATCAAgttctgacttttcatcttgtttactaaataaataatgactTTTTAAATTGTACCAAAAAATTCAGCGTGTACGAAAAAATgcctgtgcaaaaatacatatttcacTATGTACAATTTGTTAACAAAATATGTATTCTCAAATAGGGATACTTCAATACTTGTTTTGATACATTGGCTACAagaaaaaagctaaattaaagttgttttttttaaaaaagaaattgtcTCCTTTACTTTCCACACTAACTGACATCAGTGGAGGTTCCGTAAATCAACAGGTGTTGCCAAAAGTTTCAATAAGTCCTGTGAAGCCATCTCCATGAATCTCGCACCATAAAACCCACTCGAGACCACTCGAAATAAGCAAATATCCCAACGAGATGGGAGAGTATTGCCTGATTTAAGACTCCATTTTGACAAAGGAATAGAGTATAATGCCTGGCTATCCATTCTACTATGACAAATCGTTCGCAACCCCACACCAACATAGTGTTACGGTGAGGCATTGAAACTTTTAACATCCAGAGCTTGGGTAGTGGTTACACATAGGAGGGACAATCATACCCACAGAAGACAGCTGACGTGCATAAAGTTTGCTCCAGTTAAGACGTACCATACCTGATTCCCtatgtaggaaaaaaaaagttacaattCACATCTGCCCACGAGCAGCTGTGGATTTCACACAGCTGTATGGGTACAAAGTAATTCTCTCAGTTCTCTCAGAGTATTAGAGAAAAGGTTGTGGCATTAATATGGTTTGCACAGATTTTCTTGATATCCACACAGGCAATGCACCATCACTGCTTTAACAGGCAAGACTGCCCACCttttagttaaaaaataaagtaattggCAAAGCTGACAGCAGCTTTTGGCTAGCTTCGTGGACAGCTAAGCAGTGCCTGTGGAGAAAGAAGTTATTTAGTGCTGTTCACAGTTGGGGGTAGGTCTACTGTGGCTATCATTTTGCACAATGAAAAGATTCAGATAAACAGGTGTCCTCACGACCAAACCAACTCTGACAAAAGATTCAATCGAATGGGCACATCAGGCGTCCTTTTCACATTTGAAAGCATTACTGTCTTCACCACATCTACAAAGACTCTTTGTAGTTCAGTGTAAAAAGCTCATAAGAAATCATTAAAAGGTAACACTTGCATAATTATTCTGGGTAATAAAAGAATTGACCAGATCGTCCCTACCGGCTCATGTAACCCAAAGTTACTCGACGTGTCACCAAAGAGTCAGACTAATGGAAAGGTGAAACAACAAGGTGATTGTGTGTTGTTTAAGGTGTTGCAAGTAACAGTttgctgctcctcctgctctccttcCAAGGCTTCTGAGATCAGGCGCTGGGGGTGTAATTAAGTTGGAAATTCCAGTAGTCCAGCAGAATCTGACATGAGAAAAATACTCGTACACGcacgcacattcacacactcattctTCAGCAAACACAGAAGAGATCGGCTTGTTGTCTCCCCAGTTGCTCAGCGTCATGGCGGCTTGTTGCGGCAGAGCTTGCGCCAGCCCTTAACTTGAACCCGATGAGCTCAAGAGACCCATGGCTGTCGCTATCTTCTTCCTACTTCCGGCCAGACAGGAAGACCTCTCAGAATACTGGGACAACAAGGCGTGGGAGGTCCATGGCTCGCTCACTGGACCCCTGGCGCTCCACGCTTTGACTTATCCCCATTCAGTGCCACCATCCCTCCCCCACACACATGGCTTTGGGAGAAATAGTAAGGACCACATTGACTTCACTGGGCAGTCCAGATCATCTCCACCCTGAGGATTGTGGGAAGCTGAGAGTAATGTGGGTTTGATTTTAGAAGGCCTCGTGCAGTCCAGAGCAGTATGCGGACTGCTCTGGACTATTCCCCGTCCGCCTGCCAGTTCCATACACAGAAGCCGGACACCGCTGTCAGGGACGAGCCTTTGGCTGCgtaaaggagagagaaaaaactgtgttaaaatgGTTGTTAAGACATCAGTCTGTAGTAAGTTATAACTACTCTCAACCAGTCAGAGTAACTAATTCTACTAAACTCTAAGCAGGCAAAGGGGGGTTGTGCTAGTGTCATTCACAATGTTATATTTCCTTCTTTAACATTTTCCCCTGTTACCACTGGATGTTCTTGCACTTGAAGTTATTACTTGTAAATAGTGGTTGCTAAAGTAGGTGAAATAATTTAACTACATACAAATGCTGGCCTCATCAGCTTCTTTAATGAAATAACTGAAAAGATAAATCCAAAAACAATTGGCAATTCCTTATCAAATATATGCTCTTCATTCATGAGCTGAATAACATTCACGGGGTACGAGGGAAAGacaaaatatcaattaataGAAAGGACTAACGTTCAATCAACTAAAGTGATCAATCTCCTGTTGCAAACACTGTGACGGAAGTGTTGAGGTTACATGCCAGTTAGCAGTATTTGTCAACTACATACCTTTCACAATAAGACATATGCCAGTTGGTCAAATTTGACTTGTGGCCATTGTTTTTATTAGTATGGCATCCTCTAACTGTTCCCCTTGACTTCAgcaatttttctgttttttaactAATGCAACTTGGGCACAGATAATTTGGTCTCTCTGGGGAAATTTCTCATTGCTGTTACATTGCTTCAAAGAATCCATTTTACCAGCACTGGGTGCAAGACATTACTAATAACTAGTCCAATACTAACATTTGATTTTTCAGAGTTGGAAGTAATTTTCATGAAGGTGTTCATATTCACGGATTTTTAGAGATGCAacaaattatattcattattattgattaatctattgatTGTTTCATAAATTTAGcctaaaaaacatttaaaaatagagCGAAACACCCATCACAAGAGCCCAGAGCACTAAGTTGATGCCGtcaacttgttttaatttgttttcaaattacAAATCATCAACACAGTCATGTACAGTCAGTTACAGTGAGTGCAGTATTGAAGTATGAGAAGAATTTAAAGAGACATTTATCTGTCATGGAAACACAAGTTGTTCACTGTCATTAAAATGTATCCAGACTGGTAAAGAGTACATAACTCACCTGATGTAAATGGGAGTTGTTGGGCAGCCCTGGCGTCCCTGGAATGCTCCGCCCATGCTTCCCATGGATGTTGTTGATGGCAGGAGACTTGGCCACCTTGGGTCTACCTGGTCCAGGTCCCCCTCCTCCTCCGAttcctcctcccccacctccaCTATTAATGCCGCTGGAGGCTGGAGAGCTTTTCCGCTTCTTGCCCTCAAGGCGCCCATCTGAGGAGTGGTGGCTGAAGCTGGTATGGTGGTCAGATGAGGACTGGTGGTGGACAAAAGGCCCCAGGGAAAGGGTGGAGTCACTGCTGTTCATCACCACACTCATGCGCTTGATAGACTCTGCAGAGCTACCCGAGGGAGGACCTCGTGCTGACGGCCCCGAGGAACCACCTGCTGAACCTCCAGAAGGCTCAGCCTTGAGACTAAGTGAGTTGGTCCGCACAGTGGGGCCACAGTTGAGCCCCACACTGTGGACTCCGCTGTGGGAGGAGGATAATGACGATGAGGATGAAGGACCTAATGAGCTGTGGTGGTAGGTGCTCCCTGAGCTGCCGACATTTGCACAGTTCTTcttgaaagaggaggaggaggaagagtagTTGGCATTAGAAGAGGATGATTCAGAGGAGCTATGGGATGAAGAGAGGATGGAGCtgatcttcctcttcttccccgAGCTGAAGCTAGTGCTGCTACTGTTACTGTTGGCTCCACTGCTGCCCCCACCGGTTGAGTTGGGGATGACGGGTGTGGAGGAGCCAGAGGAGATCTCCTTGGGTCTGAAGGACGATGACGACTTGGtagtgctgctgctggaggaacGGGACTTAAGCGCCCGGCCTGAGGCTAGGGaaggagctgaagaagaagaggatgaggacGAGTGGGCTGAAGGCATCTGCGGCGACGAAGACACTTGTCGGGCCTGTGTGGTGCCGTAGGCCGGGTGCTCAGCCCCGCCCTGTGGGGAGCTGCGGGCATTTAAGGTGGTCCCATAGGAGAGCATTGACTTGCCCTCATAGGATTGGCTGTAGGGAGTCTGGGGCAAGGTGGCAGGAGGGCCCAGGAAGCCTGAAGAGGGAGTGCTACTGTGGGAATTTGTGCTTGTCCTATGGGTAGGTGCAACGGAGGAGGTGTTCTCCAAGGCCAAGGGGATTTTCCTGCAACAAGGAGGAACATAATTCATTAGCTATGATGTCAGAAATGCTGACCCCAACAGAAAAGATGGCAAATTATTATGACCCTCAATGTAGGCATCACATCACAGTGAGACATAACAAAATCTGAGCAGGACAGACTTACTTCCACATCTGAGAGTTGACATGCTTTTCCATCATTGTGGTTAGGGCACATCGCACTCTGTCCCATCTCCGGTCGAAGGAGTAACAGCCTCTCCCAAACAGTCGACTTCCAAAGGTACAGTACTGAGAACAGACAGAGGGTATCAATTGCaaattttatataaaacacaatggTGCTGTATAAACAGTGCTTAAAAGTTTTGACAATATGGATAAATTGTGGATTAGACCAGTGACTGTAGAGAGCACTTACAGCTGCCGGTCGAGGGTGATAACCTGAATAGTGACAGTCCAGTTTGTCAGCGTTCTCCTCCCGCTCCTCGTTCTCTCCCTCGTCACTGGAGGGTCGGGAAAAACCGTCGGGGGCAGTTTGGGGATGGTGTGGTGACTCGTGGACTACTGCAGGGTCTGCGGGGGTACTACCGCTGTGACTGCTGTTTAGTCTGATGGATAGAGAGTGTGTGTcaggttattttcattatcttatAAGCTGAACATGGTGAAGCCTAGTTTGTCTGGTGTCACTGCATGTAATACGTACataaaagatgaaacaaaatacaAGAACAGGGCTTGAGTTGCACTCACCGTGGAAGACCAGGGCTATGAAATTTAGGTTTGCCGGTTGGCAAAGGCTTAGTGGCGTCTGGGGCAGGGCCATTGCCATGAGCCACCTGGTGGACGTCATGGGCAGCGGCGAGGTGGGAGGAGGGGTGTGGTTCCCTGAGAGGGGGGTTTTGCTGGGAATGGGGTTGGTGGAGTTCTCTCTCCTTGTCCTTCTCCCGCTCCCTTGCTCTGTTCTTGTGCTCTGCCAGCAATGTGTCAAAGCGCTTCCTCCGCCCTGGCACCGCCCTCCGCTGGCTTAAGGAATGTGTCTGGTGGGACATtggaaaggtcaaaggtcagaatTATTGAATTATAGAAGAGGATCTGCTTGCCGACGTTCACTTCTATTTTTTATTCCAATTTGTACATGACAGAGAACATTCTGAGACTACGGCATAATTATGTGACTTTGCTGACAATAATCATAAAcgtccctttaaaaaaaatgtataagtATAAGAattgttaacaaatcccatgaaaagaccaaaacaaagaattaaCTGGTCCTACTAACAATTATctgatatagcttattcctcCGTACTGTgaagctccattgttgtccaaaactattaaaaacacatcaatgagctgCACCTTTGCACTAGATGACATTCATTATGGTGAATGCagacactgtagtttatttagtCTCAATCGCACATACTGGTGCcagacacatttacacacaaaaccgtgactgaaaatagtccctaacaaGTACACTGTTTAGTGCAACATTTGCTACAAACTACAGAACCAATCTGTTTGAGGAAATTGTTCAGCATTTTCAGaaaacaaagccaaaaaaaCTATTTGTGACCTGCCTTCCAAGATTTACATCCTCACTGGGTATGAATGGGCTTGAGGCTGATGGCCATTTACTGGGTAGGGAAgttggaaagtattgagagacggactaaagtggtcttttcatgggatttgtgaCGCAACTAAAAAAAAGAACCAACCTTATCCATTATATGATACATGACACAGTTACTTGAAGTCCTAAGTACACAGTGCATCAAACAGAGAATGGTTACCTTGCATGTTAGAGATCTTGTGCATGGTTTCCGTGCCGTCACATCCACAACGCCGCAGTGGATGTCTGGATTGAACTCACGTTCTGAAGGCACAGGAGAGGAGACTGTTAGTTACCTTACATGCACTGTTAAAAATCAACTGCTCTGTTAACTTACTTAACTGTAAGTTGTGTTACGTAAAACACAAGTCTTTACCTGGTATATGTAATACATGTGTACATGTGATATTGTGACTACAGGTAACTTTCTGAGTTTATTAGCAAAATAATAGATAAGTGATGGCATTTCAAGACTTTACACAAGAATTTCATAAAGAACCATGTTTGCTCTTTTAATTGACCCTTTACTCTtttatgaaagaaagagaaaacaaatcattttaagcaaaaacagaATACAATGTGTGTCCAGCGTGTGTGTCCAACTGACCTGCCACTTTCTTGTTAAGGTGGCGTCTGCTACTGGCACTGCTACTGCTGTCCTGCTTCTTCTCCGAAAGAACTGAGAGGTGGCCCTTGCCGTTGGGGATCTGACCCGGAGCCAGTAAGGGAGGCTTTGGTATGGAGGGACAGTTAAGGCCTGGTTTAAGGgctgatgaggaggaggtggtgatgGTGGTAGTGTTGGAGCTCACAGTGGTGCTAGAGGAGGATGTAGAGGAGGATGAGGTGGTGGCGGGGGCCTGCACCAATTTGGCTGACGAGTCCACATTCAGATGCATCTTCTCCACCTTGACAGCCGGGGTGAGGCTGGAAGAGAAGGTTACAGAAATGAAGAGGGCAGCAAGGAGGAAGCCGAGAGTTAGAAACAATGAGCCAGTGAGAAACGCATGGTAAGAGACAAATGTGCACACATAGATGGGGCTGGGAGGACAAAACATAAATCTAATGATCCATCATTCTTCAAAGACACAAATTAAAGAACAAAATATGTTGCCTTTTTCTGATCCTACACACACTTCCTGTGATATGACATCATGTGATATGAAGAGGAGCTTTAAGAGTTGTGAGATGTTCGAATTATATCACAACACTGTCATGATTATACTATTTTGTTCACTACGCAGTCATTCAAGGATTACTCAGTGTAGGACAAAGCTGGGTATAGATCAGGGAGGATCATCATGGTTAAGCATAGCTACACATACGGGTGGGCAATAAAGTAAAATCTATCACAGAAGATGTAACATTTATATTAAGATATCTACATATATTATGATATAgtacattttctggaaaatgCTATTGAGAAACTGTTAAAAGATAAGATAACATCAGTTTTTGGCTAATCCAGTGAATTGAA from Thunnus maccoyii chromosome 3, fThuMac1.1, whole genome shotgun sequence includes these protein-coding regions:
- the LOC121894182 gene encoding ataxin-7 — encoded protein: MSERAEDDVRGEQRRAARQQLKQQQIQRGEGSTAMATVAERRSLPSPEIMLGQPWSKWVDAAKLHGNDGAESEESFKDLGKNREAMRLCREDMPIFGQCPAQDDFYLVMCSHCGQVVKPQAFQAHYERRHSSASKPASTSPFPVSGRNRSSGSGLGPGLGSGSVAGVASGGILSRPSAAGSSLSSTSASSSNPKLLKQAKDKLPGIQRRPPFPPFRMPQPEKILTPAVKVEKMHLNVDSSAKLVQAPATTSSSSTSSSSTTVSSNTTTITTSSSSALKPGLNCPSIPKPPLLAPGQIPNGKGHLSVLSEKKQDSSSSASSRRHLNKKVAEREFNPDIHCGVVDVTARKPCTRSLTCKTHSLSQRRAVPGRRKRFDTLLAEHKNRAREREKDKERELHQPHSQQNPPLREPHPSSHLAAAHDVHQVAHGNGPAPDATKPLPTGKPKFHSPGLPRLNSSHSGSTPADPAVVHESPHHPQTAPDGFSRPSSDEGENEEREENADKLDCHYSGYHPRPAAYCTFGSRLFGRGCYSFDRRWDRVRCALTTMMEKHVNSQMWKKIPLALENTSSVAPTHRTSTNSHSSTPSSGFLGPPATLPQTPYSQSYEGKSMLSYGTTLNARSSPQGGAEHPAYGTTQARQVSSSPQMPSAHSSSSSSSSAPSLASGRALKSRSSSSSTTKSSSSFRPKEISSGSSTPVIPNSTGGGSSGANSNSSSTSFSSGKKRKISSILSSSHSSSESSSSNANYSSSSSSFKKNCANVGSSGSTYHHSSLGPSSSSSLSSSHSGVHSVGLNCGPTVRTNSLSLKAEPSGGSAGGSSGPSARGPPSGSSAESIKRMSVVMNSSDSTLSLGPFVHHQSSSDHHTSFSHHSSDGRLEGKKRKSSPASSGINSGGGGGGIGGGGGPGPGRPKVAKSPAINNIHGKHGRSIPGTPGLPNNSHLHQPKARP